The proteins below come from a single Acanthopagrus latus isolate v.2019 chromosome 4, fAcaLat1.1, whole genome shotgun sequence genomic window:
- the LOC119018751 gene encoding BTB/POZ domain-containing protein kctd15 isoform X4 produces MSRLSLTRSPVSPLAAQGIPLPAQLTKANAPVHIDVGGHMYTSSLATLTKYPDSRISRLFNGTEPIVLDSLKQHYFIDRDGEIFRYILSFLRTSKLLLPDDFKDFHLLYEEARYYQLTPMIKELERWKQEREQRRMAQPCDCLVVRVTPDLGERIALSGEKVLIEEIFPETGDVMCNSVNAGWNQDPTHVIRFPLNGYCRLNSVQVLERLFQKGFSVAASCGGGVDSSQFSEYVLCREDRRSLSINTPIRIKQEPLD; encoded by the exons ATGTCACGGCTGTCTCTGACCCGGTCCCCGGTCTCTCCCCTGGCCGCCCAGGGGATCCCTCTGCCGGCTCAGCTGACCAAGGCGAACGCCCCGGTGCACATCGATGTCGGGGGACACATGTACACCAGCAGCCTGGCGACCCTCACCAAGTACCCAGACTCAAG AATCAGTCGTCTGTTCAATGGCACAGAGCCCATCGTGTTGGACAGCTTGAAGCAGCACTACTTCATAGATCGGGACGGCGAGATATTCCGCTACATTCTCAGTTTCCTCAGGACCAGCAAATTGCTCCTTCCAGATGACTTCAAG GACTTCCACCTGCTGTACGAGGAGGCGCGCTACTACCAGCTGACGCCCATGATCAAGGAGCTGGAGCGCTGGAAGCAGGAGCGCGAGCAACGACGGATGGCGCAGCCCTGCGACTGCCTTGTGGTTCGGGTCACGCCCGACCTGGGCGAGAGGATCGCCTTGAGCGGGGAGAAGGTGCTCATCGAGGAGATCTTCCCCGAGACCGGAGATGTTATGTGCAACTCAGTCAACGCCGGCTGGAACCAGGACCCAACACACGTCATCCGCTTTCCCCTCAATGGCTACTGCAGGCTCAACTCCGTCCAG GTTCTGGAGCGCCTCTTCCAGAAAGGTTTCAGCGTGGCGGCGTCTTGTGGAGGCGGCGTGGACTCATCCCAGTTCAGCGAGTACGTGTTGTGTCGCGAGGACCGGCGGAGTCTCTCCATCAACACTCCCATCAGGATAAAACAGGAACCCCTGGACTAG
- the LOC119018751 gene encoding BTB/POZ domain-containing protein kctd15 isoform X1: MFETEGRSMSRLSLTRSPVSPLAAQGIPLPAQLTKANAPVHIDVGGHMYTSSLATLTKYPDSRISRLFNGTEPIVLDSLKQHYFIDRDGEIFRYILSFLRTSKLLLPDDFKDFHLLYEEARYYQLTPMIKELERWKQEREQRRMAQPCDCLVVRVTPDLGERIALSGEKVLIEEIFPETGDVMCNSVNAGWNQDPTHVIRFPLNGYCRLNSVQVLERLFQKGFSVAASCGGGVDSSQFSEYVLCREDRRSLSINTPIRIKQEPLD, from the exons ATGTTTGAAACG GAGGGAAGAAGCATGTCACGGCTGTCTCTGACCCGGTCCCCGGTCTCTCCCCTGGCCGCCCAGGGGATCCCTCTGCCGGCTCAGCTGACCAAGGCGAACGCCCCGGTGCACATCGATGTCGGGGGACACATGTACACCAGCAGCCTGGCGACCCTCACCAAGTACCCAGACTCAAG AATCAGTCGTCTGTTCAATGGCACAGAGCCCATCGTGTTGGACAGCTTGAAGCAGCACTACTTCATAGATCGGGACGGCGAGATATTCCGCTACATTCTCAGTTTCCTCAGGACCAGCAAATTGCTCCTTCCAGATGACTTCAAG GACTTCCACCTGCTGTACGAGGAGGCGCGCTACTACCAGCTGACGCCCATGATCAAGGAGCTGGAGCGCTGGAAGCAGGAGCGCGAGCAACGACGGATGGCGCAGCCCTGCGACTGCCTTGTGGTTCGGGTCACGCCCGACCTGGGCGAGAGGATCGCCTTGAGCGGGGAGAAGGTGCTCATCGAGGAGATCTTCCCCGAGACCGGAGATGTTATGTGCAACTCAGTCAACGCCGGCTGGAACCAGGACCCAACACACGTCATCCGCTTTCCCCTCAATGGCTACTGCAGGCTCAACTCCGTCCAG GTTCTGGAGCGCCTCTTCCAGAAAGGTTTCAGCGTGGCGGCGTCTTGTGGAGGCGGCGTGGACTCATCCCAGTTCAGCGAGTACGTGTTGTGTCGCGAGGACCGGCGGAGTCTCTCCATCAACACTCCCATCAGGATAAAACAGGAACCCCTGGACTAG
- the LOC119018751 gene encoding BTB/POZ domain-containing protein kctd15 isoform X2: MYKEGRSMSRLSLTRSPVSPLAAQGIPLPAQLTKANAPVHIDVGGHMYTSSLATLTKYPDSRISRLFNGTEPIVLDSLKQHYFIDRDGEIFRYILSFLRTSKLLLPDDFKDFHLLYEEARYYQLTPMIKELERWKQEREQRRMAQPCDCLVVRVTPDLGERIALSGEKVLIEEIFPETGDVMCNSVNAGWNQDPTHVIRFPLNGYCRLNSVQVLERLFQKGFSVAASCGGGVDSSQFSEYVLCREDRRSLSINTPIRIKQEPLD; this comes from the exons ATGTACAAG GAGGGAAGAAGCATGTCACGGCTGTCTCTGACCCGGTCCCCGGTCTCTCCCCTGGCCGCCCAGGGGATCCCTCTGCCGGCTCAGCTGACCAAGGCGAACGCCCCGGTGCACATCGATGTCGGGGGACACATGTACACCAGCAGCCTGGCGACCCTCACCAAGTACCCAGACTCAAG AATCAGTCGTCTGTTCAATGGCACAGAGCCCATCGTGTTGGACAGCTTGAAGCAGCACTACTTCATAGATCGGGACGGCGAGATATTCCGCTACATTCTCAGTTTCCTCAGGACCAGCAAATTGCTCCTTCCAGATGACTTCAAG GACTTCCACCTGCTGTACGAGGAGGCGCGCTACTACCAGCTGACGCCCATGATCAAGGAGCTGGAGCGCTGGAAGCAGGAGCGCGAGCAACGACGGATGGCGCAGCCCTGCGACTGCCTTGTGGTTCGGGTCACGCCCGACCTGGGCGAGAGGATCGCCTTGAGCGGGGAGAAGGTGCTCATCGAGGAGATCTTCCCCGAGACCGGAGATGTTATGTGCAACTCAGTCAACGCCGGCTGGAACCAGGACCCAACACACGTCATCCGCTTTCCCCTCAATGGCTACTGCAGGCTCAACTCCGTCCAG GTTCTGGAGCGCCTCTTCCAGAAAGGTTTCAGCGTGGCGGCGTCTTGTGGAGGCGGCGTGGACTCATCCCAGTTCAGCGAGTACGTGTTGTGTCGCGAGGACCGGCGGAGTCTCTCCATCAACACTCCCATCAGGATAAAACAGGAACCCCTGGACTAG
- the LOC119018751 gene encoding BTB/POZ domain-containing protein kctd15 isoform X3, with protein sequence MEGRSMSRLSLTRSPVSPLAAQGIPLPAQLTKANAPVHIDVGGHMYTSSLATLTKYPDSRISRLFNGTEPIVLDSLKQHYFIDRDGEIFRYILSFLRTSKLLLPDDFKDFHLLYEEARYYQLTPMIKELERWKQEREQRRMAQPCDCLVVRVTPDLGERIALSGEKVLIEEIFPETGDVMCNSVNAGWNQDPTHVIRFPLNGYCRLNSVQVLERLFQKGFSVAASCGGGVDSSQFSEYVLCREDRRSLSINTPIRIKQEPLD encoded by the exons atg GAGGGAAGAAGCATGTCACGGCTGTCTCTGACCCGGTCCCCGGTCTCTCCCCTGGCCGCCCAGGGGATCCCTCTGCCGGCTCAGCTGACCAAGGCGAACGCCCCGGTGCACATCGATGTCGGGGGACACATGTACACCAGCAGCCTGGCGACCCTCACCAAGTACCCAGACTCAAG AATCAGTCGTCTGTTCAATGGCACAGAGCCCATCGTGTTGGACAGCTTGAAGCAGCACTACTTCATAGATCGGGACGGCGAGATATTCCGCTACATTCTCAGTTTCCTCAGGACCAGCAAATTGCTCCTTCCAGATGACTTCAAG GACTTCCACCTGCTGTACGAGGAGGCGCGCTACTACCAGCTGACGCCCATGATCAAGGAGCTGGAGCGCTGGAAGCAGGAGCGCGAGCAACGACGGATGGCGCAGCCCTGCGACTGCCTTGTGGTTCGGGTCACGCCCGACCTGGGCGAGAGGATCGCCTTGAGCGGGGAGAAGGTGCTCATCGAGGAGATCTTCCCCGAGACCGGAGATGTTATGTGCAACTCAGTCAACGCCGGCTGGAACCAGGACCCAACACACGTCATCCGCTTTCCCCTCAATGGCTACTGCAGGCTCAACTCCGTCCAG GTTCTGGAGCGCCTCTTCCAGAAAGGTTTCAGCGTGGCGGCGTCTTGTGGAGGCGGCGTGGACTCATCCCAGTTCAGCGAGTACGTGTTGTGTCGCGAGGACCGGCGGAGTCTCTCCATCAACACTCCCATCAGGATAAAACAGGAACCCCTGGACTAG